In Saccharothrix violaceirubra, the following are encoded in one genomic region:
- the pstC gene encoding phosphate ABC transporter permease subunit PstC — MDEPRVLAPAVPVADRVFRAVVRSCGVLVLLIMGGIGLFLAYQAIPTLDVLGWSFFTENRWRPESNQLGILSIALGTLQVALVAILIAVPVALGTALYISEYAPLKVRRTLVALLDLMAAVPSVIYGLWGFFFLQGEIIYLSRWLSRNLSFLPFFKVETDTTAAVWEKSQYTSSIFICGVVVSMMVIPITASVMREVFSSAPVGEREAALALGSTRWGVVRSVVLPFGRGGIIGGTMLGLGRALGETIAVALIISPAFDVKFRPLEKGGNTISQLIALRFGESSPFQLSALLAAGLVLFLFTLLINVLASTVVARSRSGAATEI; from the coding sequence ATGGACGAGCCGCGCGTACTGGCACCCGCCGTGCCGGTCGCCGACCGCGTGTTCCGCGCGGTGGTGCGGTCCTGTGGTGTGCTGGTCCTGCTCATCATGGGCGGGATCGGGCTCTTTTTGGCCTACCAGGCGATCCCCACGCTCGACGTCCTCGGCTGGAGCTTCTTCACGGAGAACCGCTGGCGGCCCGAGTCCAACCAGCTCGGCATCCTGTCGATCGCGCTGGGCACGCTCCAGGTCGCGCTGGTCGCCATCCTCATCGCCGTCCCGGTCGCGCTGGGCACGGCGCTCTACATCTCCGAGTACGCGCCCCTGAAAGTGAGGCGCACTCTGGTGGCACTGCTGGACCTCATGGCCGCGGTGCCCAGCGTCATCTACGGCCTGTGGGGCTTCTTCTTCCTCCAAGGCGAGATCATCTACCTCTCCCGCTGGCTCTCGCGGAACCTGTCGTTCCTGCCCTTCTTCAAGGTGGAGACCGACACGACGGCGGCGGTGTGGGAGAAGAGCCAGTACACCTCCTCGATCTTCATCTGCGGTGTCGTCGTGTCGATGATGGTCATCCCGATCACCGCGTCGGTGATGCGCGAGGTGTTCTCGTCCGCGCCCGTCGGCGAACGCGAGGCCGCACTCGCGCTCGGCTCCACGCGGTGGGGGGTCGTCCGCTCCGTGGTGCTGCCGTTCGGGCGCGGCGGCATCATCGGCGGGACGATGCTGGGCCTGGGCCGCGCGCTGGGCGAGACGATCGCCGTCGCGCTGATCATCTCGCCCGCGTTCGACGTCAAGTTCCGGCCGCTGGAGAAGGGCGGCAACACGATCTCGCAGCTCATCGCGCTGCGGTTCGGCGAGTCCAGCCCGTTCCAGCTCTCCGCGCTGCTGGCGGCCGGTCTCGTGCTGTTCCTGTTCACGTTGCTGATCAACGTGCTCGCGTCGACGGTGGTGGCCCGCAGTCGTAGCGGCGCCGCCACGGAGATCTGA
- a CDS encoding SGNH/GDSL hydrolase family protein yields the protein MTRIHAARAVALGTATALATALGIVPSAGAQPTAKAEYQWVALGDSYTAGVIPASGDTFEVPRDGCERTDRSYPQVIDRDLGALFELTNVSCGAATIEDVSFRAQQPIGRHLPPLVEDPDYPFPPVPPQSEAAGSDTDVITVGVGGNTLGFAELLLQCLRLGGDAGGVGTPCRDAQSDGIRARLDKVGSDYEELLRVLHERAPKAKILAVGYPTVIPGNAADCEYNNFEQFGSVTPEDLDWLRKDVLEPLNAVIKAAAETHDATVFVDLYESSRDHSVCAATKWVDGIFTQVPDQMAFVHPNAQGHRNAADHVTEALLNTIS from the coding sequence GTGACACGTATTCACGCTGCCCGTGCCGTCGCGCTGGGCACGGCCACCGCTCTCGCCACCGCTCTCGGCATCGTGCCGTCCGCCGGTGCGCAGCCCACCGCCAAAGCGGAGTACCAGTGGGTCGCCCTGGGCGACTCTTACACCGCCGGGGTCATCCCGGCCTCGGGTGACACCTTCGAGGTGCCCCGGGACGGCTGTGAGCGCACCGACCGGTCGTACCCGCAGGTGATCGACCGCGACCTCGGCGCGCTGTTCGAACTCACCAACGTGAGCTGTGGTGCCGCCACGATCGAGGATGTCTCCTTCCGGGCACAGCAGCCGATCGGCCGACACCTGCCGCCCCTTGTCGAAGACCCGGACTACCCCTTCCCCCCGGTGCCGCCGCAATCCGAAGCCGCGGGTTCGGACACCGACGTGATCACAGTCGGCGTCGGCGGCAACACCCTCGGGTTCGCCGAACTGCTCCTCCAGTGCCTGCGACTGGGTGGAGATGCGGGCGGTGTCGGAACTCCGTGCCGGGACGCGCAGTCCGACGGCATCCGCGCCCGTCTCGACAAGGTGGGGAGCGACTACGAGGAACTGCTCAGGGTGCTCCACGAGCGTGCCCCCAAGGCGAAGATCCTCGCGGTCGGATACCCGACGGTCATCCCCGGGAATGCCGCAGACTGCGAGTACAACAACTTCGAGCAGTTCGGCTCGGTCACGCCGGAGGACCTGGACTGGCTGCGCAAGGACGTGCTGGAACCTCTCAACGCGGTCATCAAGGCCGCGGCCGAGACTCATGACGCCACCGTGTTCGTCGACCTGTACGAGTCGTCCCGTGACCACAGCGTGTGTGCCGCCACCAAGTGGGTGGACGGCATCTTCACCCAGGTCCCCGACCAGATGGCCTTCGTGCATCCCAACGCCCAGGGGCACCGGAACGCGGCGGACCACGTCACCGAGGCACTGTTGAACACCATCAGCTGA
- a CDS encoding LysE/ArgO family amino acid transporter: MYAVLAGLGTGFSLIVVIGAQNALVLRQGVLRQQVAVVVALCAASDAVLITVGVAAGSLSVPPAVLVVPRVGGAAFLLYYGYSAFRRAFRASALEPAAQPAATVVLTCLAFTWLNPHVYVDTVLLLGTTSTTWGADRWWFGVGAACASVTWFCSLGFGARHLAPLFTRPVAWRVLDGFVAVITTVTAVSLLTAIRT, from the coding sequence ATGTATGCGGTTCTGGCCGGGCTGGGTACCGGGTTCTCGCTCATTGTCGTGATCGGTGCGCAGAACGCCTTGGTGCTGCGTCAGGGTGTGCTGCGGCAGCAGGTGGCTGTCGTCGTCGCGCTGTGTGCGGCGTCGGACGCGGTGTTGATCACGGTCGGGGTGGCGGCCGGGTCGTTGTCGGTGCCTCCGGCGGTGCTGGTGGTGCCGCGGGTGGGCGGGGCGGCGTTCTTGCTGTACTACGGGTATTCGGCGTTCCGGCGGGCGTTCCGGGCGAGTGCCTTGGAGCCCGCGGCCCAGCCTGCCGCGACGGTTGTGTTGACCTGCTTGGCTTTTACGTGGTTGAACCCGCACGTGTACGTGGACACCGTGTTGTTGTTGGGCACGACTTCGACGACGTGGGGCGCGGACCGGTGGTGGTTCGGAGTGGGAGCGGCTTGCGCGAGCGTGACGTGGTTCTGCTCGTTGGGGTTCGGCGCCCGCCACCTGGCCCCGCTGTTCACCCGGCCGGTGGCGTGGCGGGTGTTGGACGGGTTCGTCGCGGTGATCACGACCGTGACGGCCGTGTCGCTGCTGACCGCGATCCGAACGTGA
- a CDS encoding LysR family transcriptional regulator ArgP, which translates to MLDPEAVRTLLAVLDEGTLDAAARKLHITPSAVSQRIKALEQRTGRVLLVRAKPARLTESGVAVARYGRQLDLVERETLGELGLALGPAPLSVAVNADSLNTWFRAVVKEVADDVLLSVRRDDQDYTADLLRQGLVVAAVTSTPSPVQGCRVDPLGAMRYHAVANKTFAKRWKGVPLDELPVIVFDEKDDLQDAFCRDRTGRPAAARRHHLPDSPVFEDAVVAGLGWGLLSEQQLRRHRGLVDLFPEHPVDVALHWQRWKLDSSVLRRVSEAVSEAAAAELRQPATGPYQPNL; encoded by the coding sequence ATGCTCGATCCCGAAGCCGTCCGCACCCTCCTGGCCGTGCTGGACGAGGGCACGCTCGACGCCGCCGCCCGCAAGCTGCACATCACCCCGTCGGCCGTGAGCCAACGCATCAAAGCCCTGGAACAACGCACCGGACGCGTCCTGCTGGTCCGCGCCAAACCCGCCCGCCTCACCGAATCCGGGGTCGCGGTCGCCCGCTACGGCCGCCAGCTCGACCTCGTCGAACGCGAGACGCTCGGCGAACTCGGCCTCGCCCTGGGCCCGGCCCCGCTGAGCGTCGCGGTCAACGCGGACTCCCTCAACACCTGGTTCCGCGCGGTCGTCAAGGAGGTCGCCGACGACGTGCTCCTGTCGGTCCGCCGCGACGACCAGGACTACACCGCCGACCTGCTGCGCCAGGGCCTGGTGGTCGCGGCCGTCACGTCCACGCCGAGCCCCGTGCAGGGCTGCCGCGTCGACCCGCTCGGCGCGATGCGCTACCACGCCGTCGCGAACAAAACTTTCGCCAAGCGCTGGAAGGGCGTCCCCCTGGACGAGCTGCCGGTGATCGTGTTCGACGAGAAGGACGACCTCCAGGACGCGTTCTGCCGCGATCGCACCGGCCGGCCCGCCGCCGCCCGGCGCCACCACCTGCCCGACAGCCCGGTCTTCGAGGACGCCGTCGTCGCGGGCCTGGGCTGGGGACTGCTCAGCGAGCAGCAGCTACGCCGCCACCGCGGTCTGGTCGACCTGTTCCCGGAGCACCCCGTCGACGTGGCGCTGCACTGGCAACGCTGGAAGCTCGACTCCTCGGTCCTGCGCCGCGTGTCCGAAGCCGTGTCCGAGGCCGCCGCGGCCGAACTTCGCCAACCCGCAACAGGTCCATACCAGCCGAACCTTTGA
- a CDS encoding CBM96 family carbohydrate-binding protein: protein MSRRSVAVLAAGVVTAATFVVVASQYSASAASTTFPATADTYVDSGSTSTNFGTASSLGVDGSPTKRTFLKFAVTGVSGTVTSAKLRVHTDDVSGASSPAGGTFRLTTNTTWTESGVTYANQPAIDGATLGSLGSVSRNTWYEIDVTSQVTANGTYSVAITSSNSDGSDYDSRETGTTAPQLVVTTGTTPTTTTTTQQPGGDPVFVGAGDIANSGSGDSATAALLDGIAGTVWTTGDNVYDNGTTSEFNNYYDPTWGRHKARTRPSPGNHDYNTSGATGYYSYFGAQAGPSGQGYYSFDLGNWHIVSLNSNISMSAGSAQEQWLRNDLAASTKPCTAAYWHHPLYTSGSNHAPSTSTRPLYQALYDYNADVILFGHNHQYERFAPQDANGNLDNTRGIRSFVAGMGGASHYGFGTIKPNSEARNSDTYGVLKLTLHSNSFDWQFVPEAGKSYSDSGTTACH from the coding sequence ATGTCACGTCGCAGCGTCGCGGTCCTCGCCGCCGGCGTCGTCACCGCGGCCACGTTCGTCGTCGTCGCCTCGCAGTACTCCGCCTCCGCCGCCTCCACGACCTTCCCCGCCACCGCCGACACCTACGTCGACAGCGGCTCCACGAGCACCAACTTCGGCACGGCGAGCAGCCTCGGCGTGGACGGTTCGCCCACGAAGCGGACCTTCCTCAAGTTCGCCGTCACCGGCGTGTCCGGCACGGTGACCAGCGCCAAGCTCCGCGTGCACACCGACGACGTGTCGGGCGCGTCCAGCCCGGCCGGCGGCACGTTCCGCCTGACCACGAACACGACCTGGACCGAGTCCGGCGTGACCTACGCCAACCAGCCCGCGATCGACGGCGCCACGCTCGGCTCCCTCGGCTCGGTCTCGCGCAACACCTGGTACGAGATCGACGTGACCTCGCAGGTCACCGCCAACGGCACCTACAGCGTCGCGATCACGTCGTCCAACAGCGACGGTTCCGACTACGACTCGCGCGAGACCGGCACCACCGCGCCGCAGCTCGTCGTGACGACCGGCACCACCCCGACGACCACGACCACCACGCAGCAGCCCGGCGGCGACCCGGTGTTCGTCGGCGCGGGCGACATCGCGAACTCCGGTTCGGGCGACAGCGCCACCGCCGCCCTGCTCGACGGCATCGCGGGCACGGTGTGGACGACCGGTGACAACGTCTACGACAACGGCACCACCAGCGAGTTCAACAACTACTACGACCCGACGTGGGGCCGGCACAAGGCGCGCACGCGTCCGTCGCCGGGCAACCACGACTACAACACCAGCGGCGCCACCGGCTACTACTCGTACTTCGGCGCGCAGGCCGGTCCGTCCGGCCAGGGCTACTACTCGTTCGACCTGGGCAACTGGCACATCGTGTCCCTGAACTCGAACATCTCCATGTCGGCCGGGTCCGCGCAGGAGCAGTGGCTGCGCAACGACCTCGCGGCGAGCACCAAGCCGTGCACCGCCGCCTACTGGCACCACCCGCTCTACACCTCCGGCTCCAACCACGCGCCGTCCACGTCCACGCGCCCGCTCTACCAGGCGCTGTACGACTACAACGCGGACGTGATCCTGTTCGGCCACAACCACCAGTACGAGCGCTTCGCGCCGCAGGACGCCAACGGCAACCTCGACAACACCCGGGGCATCCGGTCGTTCGTCGCGGGCATGGGCGGCGCCAGCCACTACGGCTTCGGCACCATCAAGCCCAACAGCGAGGCACGCAACAGCGACACCTACGGCGTGCTGAAGCTGACGCTGCACAGCAACAGCTTCGACTGGCAGTTCGTCCCCGAGGCGGGCAAGTCCTACTCCGACAGCGGCACCACCGCCTGTCACTGA
- a CDS encoding MFS transporter, whose protein sequence is MYLSTVERPRKLGWKGLSGNVFALGTVSLITDVSSEMVTAVLPLYLVVGLGLSPAAYGVIDGVYTGATTLLRLVGGYLADKTDRRKAVAGTGYALSAVAKLGLLIAGTSTALLGAAITIDRAGKGLRTAPRDALITLSTPSGDLGRAFGVHRAMDGVGAFLGPLVALAVLAAAADSFDAVFVASFCVAAMGVVVLAMFVRDHRSTLPAREPVRVKEIGTLLRDSRVRRLVIAAAVLGLATIGDGFVYLLLQKREGLTIGWFPLLAVGTSLVYLLLAAPLGALADKIGRLPVMLAGYVALATAYLLIHSPLDGIPLHLAVLALYGTFYATTDGVLMALAGPALPERLRTTGIALIQSGQALAYLGSSVLFGLAWKYFGPETATRLAAAGVATALVTTAYLLGRRR, encoded by the coding sequence GTGTACCTGTCCACTGTGGAACGTCCACGAAAACTCGGCTGGAAGGGCCTGAGCGGCAACGTCTTCGCCCTCGGCACCGTCAGCCTGATCACCGACGTGTCGTCGGAGATGGTGACCGCCGTACTCCCCCTGTACCTGGTGGTCGGCCTGGGCCTGAGCCCGGCGGCATACGGCGTGATCGACGGCGTCTACACCGGCGCGACGACGCTGCTGCGCCTGGTGGGCGGCTACCTGGCCGACAAGACCGACCGCCGCAAAGCCGTGGCGGGCACGGGCTACGCCCTGTCCGCCGTAGCCAAACTCGGACTCCTCATCGCCGGCACCTCGACCGCACTGCTGGGCGCCGCGATCACGATCGACCGCGCCGGCAAGGGCCTGCGCACCGCCCCACGCGACGCGCTGATCACCCTGTCCACCCCGTCCGGCGACCTGGGCCGGGCCTTCGGCGTCCACCGCGCGATGGACGGCGTAGGCGCCTTCCTCGGACCCTTGGTGGCGCTCGCGGTCCTGGCCGCCGCGGCGGACTCGTTCGACGCGGTCTTCGTCGCGAGCTTCTGCGTGGCCGCCATGGGTGTGGTGGTCCTGGCGATGTTCGTCCGCGACCACCGCTCGACCCTGCCCGCCCGGGAACCCGTTCGCGTCAAGGAGATCGGCACCCTACTCCGCGACTCACGCGTACGACGCCTCGTCATCGCCGCCGCCGTCCTCGGCCTGGCCACCATCGGCGACGGCTTCGTCTACCTGCTGCTGCAAAAACGCGAGGGCCTCACCATCGGCTGGTTCCCCCTGCTCGCGGTGGGCACCAGCCTCGTCTACCTCCTCCTGGCAGCACCCCTGGGCGCACTGGCCGACAAAATCGGACGCCTCCCCGTCATGCTCGCGGGCTACGTCGCCCTGGCCACCGCCTACCTGCTGATCCACAGCCCGCTCGACGGAATCCCCCTCCACCTCGCGGTCCTGGCCCTCTACGGCACCTTCTACGCCACCACCGACGGCGTACTCATGGCCCTGGCCGGCCCCGCACTCCCGGAACGCCTGCGCACGACCGGAATCGCGCTGATCCAAAGCGGACAGGCCCTGGCCTACCTGGGCTCGTCGGTCCTCTTCGGCCTGGCCTGGAAGTACTTCGGCCCGGAAACCGCCACCCGCCTGGCCGCCGCCGGTGTCGCCACAGCTCTCGTCACCACCGCCTACCTGCTGGGACGCCGCAGATGA
- a CDS encoding DeoR/GlpR family DNA-binding transcription regulator: MNRYERLNAVLELLAERGRIEVEDIAAELDVSGATVRRDLDHLAGQHLLTRTRGGAVAHAVAYDLPLRYKTVRRSGEKQRIGRAAASRVSRGEVVGMNGGTTTTEVARALMTSAEVGGAEGDGLITVVTNALNIANELAVRPQVKLVVTGGVARPQSYELMSPLAGKILSGLSLDVTFLGVDAIDPDAGVSAHHEGDADINRLLAERARRVIVVADSSKIGERAFVSICATAVVDVLVTDTEAPPEAVRRFRERGVEVVQV, encoded by the coding sequence GTGAATCGGTACGAGCGGTTGAACGCGGTGCTGGAACTCCTCGCCGAGCGCGGCAGGATCGAGGTCGAGGACATCGCCGCGGAGCTGGACGTCTCCGGCGCGACCGTTCGCCGCGATCTGGACCACCTCGCCGGGCAGCACCTGTTGACGCGTACCCGTGGCGGCGCTGTGGCCCATGCGGTCGCTTATGACCTTCCTTTGCGCTATAAGACGGTGCGCCGTTCGGGTGAGAAGCAGCGGATCGGGCGGGCGGCGGCTTCCCGGGTGTCGCGCGGGGAGGTGGTGGGGATGAACGGTGGGACCACCACCACCGAGGTGGCTCGGGCCTTGATGACCAGCGCCGAGGTGGGCGGGGCGGAGGGGGACGGGTTGATCACCGTCGTGACCAACGCGTTGAACATCGCGAACGAGTTGGCGGTTCGGCCGCAGGTGAAGTTGGTGGTGACGGGTGGGGTGGCTCGGCCGCAGTCCTATGAGCTGATGAGTCCGCTGGCCGGGAAGATCTTGAGCGGGTTGAGCTTGGACGTGACGTTTCTCGGGGTGGATGCGATAGATCCGGACGCGGGGGTGTCGGCGCACCACGAGGGGGATGCGGACATCAACCGGCTGTTGGCGGAGCGGGCGCGGCGGGTGATCGTGGTGGCGGACTCGTCGAAGATCGGGGAGCGGGCGTTCGTGTCGATCTGCGCCACGGCGGTGGTGGACGTGTTGGTGACGGACACGGAGGCGCCGCCGGAGGCTGTTCGGCGGTTTCGGGAGCGTGGGGTGGAGGTCGTGCAGGTCTGA
- a CDS encoding tetratricopeptide repeat protein translates to MAKVPNRVGVADIEHLERSTAFLRELDYREGGESCRDRASAVLAWSEQLSRARCTTTIRTRLSVALGDLANLVAWTCFDTGLTVAAQRYWDLALEYGADSPDLVANVHYRVGRMRLHAGERHSALRAFDAGLASALSSHTAAILQANCAWVHAGLGDHASAMTCLGAAMSEFSKTRGPVPGWARFFDETDLSAMTGMVHSELARTVSPSSTGRAIQALSIAVRGYGPGATRSRVFSLIALAGNHLREGDADEALRCGTAAMASRVGSGRVLDRLIPLRLLAERNRGDADARELATRLREFTTRD, encoded by the coding sequence ATGGCGAAGGTCCCGAACCGGGTCGGCGTTGCGGACATCGAACACCTTGAGCGGAGTACGGCATTCCTGCGCGAGTTGGACTACCGGGAGGGCGGTGAGTCCTGTCGGGACCGCGCGTCGGCCGTGTTGGCGTGGTCCGAACAGCTCAGCCGGGCGCGGTGCACGACGACCATCCGGACGCGGCTGTCGGTGGCGTTGGGGGATCTCGCGAACCTCGTCGCGTGGACCTGTTTCGACACCGGCCTCACCGTTGCCGCGCAACGCTATTGGGACCTCGCGTTGGAGTACGGCGCGGACTCGCCGGACCTCGTGGCGAACGTGCACTACCGCGTCGGGCGGATGCGGTTGCACGCCGGCGAGCGGCACTCGGCGCTGCGGGCGTTCGACGCCGGGCTCGCGTCGGCGCTGTCGTCGCACACCGCGGCGATCCTGCAAGCCAACTGCGCGTGGGTACATGCCGGGCTGGGCGACCACGCGTCCGCGATGACGTGCCTGGGCGCCGCGATGTCGGAGTTCTCCAAGACCCGCGGTCCGGTGCCCGGCTGGGCACGGTTCTTCGACGAGACGGACCTGTCCGCGATGACCGGGATGGTGCACTCCGAACTGGCCCGCACGGTGTCGCCGTCGTCGACCGGGCGGGCGATCCAGGCCCTGTCGATCGCGGTGCGCGGGTACGGGCCGGGTGCGACGCGCAGCCGGGTCTTCAGCCTGATCGCGTTGGCGGGCAACCACCTCCGGGAGGGGGACGCGGACGAGGCGCTGCGGTGCGGCACGGCGGCGATGGCGTCGCGGGTGGGGTCGGGACGGGTGCTCGACCGGCTGATCCCGTTGCGCCTTCTGGCGGAACGCAACCGGGGCGACGCCGACGCCCGCGAGCTGGCGACGCGGCTGCGCGAGTTCACGACTCGGGACTGA
- a CDS encoding nuclear transport factor 2 family protein yields MSDDVTMVVERLIARWTAKDTTGVSRLFSEDLRWWTAPVPGAPWPTVVRNRREVEAFFLAFQSVLELTGVTTRGLVVHRPEAVLMGRLHARVVASHLPVSCEFALSISLRGGLIHEFRVYADTFVLARALA; encoded by the coding sequence GTGAGCGACGATGTCACGATGGTGGTCGAACGGCTGATCGCCCGCTGGACCGCCAAGGACACCACCGGCGTCAGCCGCCTCTTCTCGGAAGATCTGCGCTGGTGGACGGCTCCCGTGCCGGGTGCGCCGTGGCCGACCGTGGTCCGCAACCGGCGGGAGGTCGAGGCGTTCTTCCTGGCGTTCCAGTCGGTTCTCGAACTGACCGGCGTGACCACCCGCGGCCTGGTCGTGCACCGACCCGAGGCGGTGCTCATGGGACGTCTTCACGCTCGGGTCGTCGCCAGCCACTTGCCGGTTTCTTGCGAGTTCGCGTTGTCGATCAGCCTTCGTGGTGGTCTAATCCACGAGTTCCGCGTTTACGCGGACACCTTCGTGCTGGCTCGGGCACTCGCGTGA
- a CDS encoding TetR/AcrR family transcriptional regulator translates to MSTTRDGLLAAAATAFERHGYARATIEDVCDLAGVTKGALYGHFGSKKELAIAVLERQATVWAKQVAQVKGSPLQALVDLGYAVHRDRARLLFQAPICEDVAERQVSLWRWMVRDLLHAAAAHGELRDEVVVDSCVEGILAGLVGVHLLSMSTDGSRGVFGTWRSWLPGIAQPTACANLRWVAP, encoded by the coding sequence ATGTCGACCACCAGGGACGGGCTCTTAGCCGCCGCGGCCACCGCGTTCGAGCGCCACGGCTACGCGAGGGCGACCATCGAGGACGTCTGCGACCTCGCCGGAGTCACGAAAGGCGCGCTGTACGGCCATTTCGGCTCCAAGAAGGAACTGGCCATCGCCGTGCTGGAACGCCAGGCCACCGTCTGGGCCAAACAGGTGGCGCAGGTGAAGGGCAGCCCCCTGCAAGCCCTGGTCGATCTGGGCTACGCGGTACACCGCGACCGCGCCCGGCTGCTGTTCCAGGCACCCATTTGCGAGGACGTCGCCGAGCGCCAGGTCTCGCTGTGGCGCTGGATGGTCCGCGACCTGCTGCACGCCGCCGCCGCGCACGGCGAACTCCGCGACGAGGTGGTCGTCGATTCGTGTGTCGAAGGAATACTCGCCGGTCTGGTGGGGGTGCACCTGCTGTCGATGAGCACGGACGGCAGCCGGGGCGTGTTCGGCACGTGGCGTTCGTGGCTGCCGGGCATCGCCCAGCCCACCGCCTGCGCGAACCTCCGGTGGGTCGCGCCGTGA
- a CDS encoding TetR/AcrR family transcriptional regulator, translating into MSDLTQGARTRAGLVEAAIELFDRHGYDNTSLDAVCRRVSVTKGALYRHFPSKQALAAAVVEEHFRRWYEVRAEIEGTGVSPLTTLVDVTHRMGCLTRTDRTVRVGVRLLFTSELYEMLAGTHFASVAVMVRDLLTRAAAAGEIPPGLDTREEADGITSAIVGAQALSLVTGSEGYPLRSLWRHKVHDFQLTLKS; encoded by the coding sequence GTGAGCGATCTGACGCAGGGCGCGCGGACCCGGGCCGGGCTGGTCGAGGCCGCGATCGAGCTGTTCGACCGGCACGGTTACGACAACACCTCACTCGATGCCGTGTGCCGCCGTGTGTCAGTGACGAAAGGCGCCCTGTACCGCCACTTCCCCTCGAAGCAGGCGCTCGCCGCCGCGGTCGTCGAGGAGCACTTCCGCCGCTGGTACGAGGTGCGCGCCGAGATCGAGGGCACGGGCGTGAGCCCGTTGACCACCTTGGTCGACGTCACCCACCGCATGGGCTGCCTGACGCGCACCGACCGCACGGTGCGCGTCGGCGTGCGCCTGCTGTTCACGAGCGAGCTGTACGAGATGCTCGCCGGCACGCACTTCGCCAGCGTCGCCGTGATGGTCCGCGACCTGCTCACCCGCGCCGCCGCGGCGGGCGAGATCCCGCCCGGCCTCGACACCAGGGAGGAGGCCGACGGCATCACGTCCGCGATCGTCGGCGCCCAGGCCCTGTCCTTGGTCACCGGGTCGGAGGGTTACCCGCTCCGCTCGCTGTGGCGGCACAAGGTGCACGATTTTCAGTTGACACTGAAGTCATAG
- a CDS encoding Scr1 family TA system antitoxin-like transcriptional regulator: MISALEEARARRVAEGSNFKAYVTAGYVEGKTIRALAEATGRSYGTVRTTLVAEGIPLRRRGYRRTAAMMAAGDARARREELSSELLRARLARGMTGKSAGFQAGISQSKVSKMETGRLLPKVEDVERLADVYEVDTEMRVRLITLATRVARDAEHRRAVLHRGVSRQQVGVVKVASSASTIRVLGVSGVPRVLVEDISPRKQVIAILTEGALRGSPEAYEDAREAMERHNVDVRVVPFYGEVEVPESGFQIFDARMVVVDLLAGNVVITDEDDVKGHLERFATLYAHSVGGAELERILDEIDDECRDRFGEV, from the coding sequence GTGATCAGCGCACTTGAGGAAGCGAGGGCAAGGCGCGTGGCCGAGGGGTCGAACTTCAAGGCATACGTGACCGCCGGGTATGTCGAGGGGAAGACCATCCGCGCACTCGCCGAAGCCACGGGTCGATCGTACGGCACGGTGCGCACAACCCTTGTGGCAGAAGGGATTCCGTTGCGTCGACGCGGCTACCGGCGGACCGCCGCGATGATGGCGGCGGGCGATGCGCGGGCCCGTCGGGAGGAGCTGTCGAGTGAGCTTCTCCGGGCCCGGCTGGCGCGGGGGATGACCGGCAAGTCCGCGGGATTCCAGGCGGGGATCAGTCAGTCCAAGGTGTCCAAAATGGAGACCGGGCGGTTGCTGCCGAAGGTGGAGGACGTCGAGCGGCTCGCGGACGTGTACGAGGTGGACACCGAGATGCGGGTCCGGCTGATCACGTTGGCCACGCGGGTCGCGCGGGATGCGGAACACCGTCGGGCCGTGCTGCACCGTGGTGTGTCGAGGCAACAGGTCGGCGTGGTCAAGGTGGCGTCCTCGGCGAGCACGATCCGGGTGCTGGGGGTGTCGGGCGTGCCGCGGGTGCTCGTCGAGGACATCAGCCCGCGCAAGCAGGTGATCGCGATCCTGACCGAGGGCGCGCTGCGCGGCTCGCCCGAGGCGTACGAGGACGCGCGGGAGGCGATGGAACGGCACAACGTGGACGTGCGCGTGGTGCCGTTCTACGGCGAGGTGGAGGTGCCCGAGTCCGGGTTCCAGATCTTCGACGCGCGGATGGTCGTCGTCGACCTGCTGGCGGGCAACGTGGTGATCACCGACGAGGACGACGTGAAGGGTCACCTCGAACGGTTCGCCACGCTGTACGCGCACTCGGTCGGCGGGGCCGAGCTGGAGCGCATCCTCGACGAGATCGACGACGAGTGCCGCGACCGGTTCGGGGAGGTGTGA
- a CDS encoding zinc finger protein has protein sequence MKREFRWLPYEGRRHAVRAVLVAHEVGETLCGVPLVVPATSPYERWCWPTCPGCDSAWRSHEGIPAFPRDGRAPGRYTPRRRQARDQRT, from the coding sequence GTGAAACGGGAGTTCCGTTGGCTGCCCTACGAAGGGCGTCGGCACGCCGTCCGCGCCGTGCTGGTCGCGCACGAGGTGGGCGAGACGCTGTGCGGTGTGCCCCTGGTCGTCCCGGCCACGAGCCCGTACGAGCGCTGGTGCTGGCCGACGTGCCCCGGGTGCGACTCGGCTTGGCGCAGCCACGAAGGAATCCCGGCCTTTCCGCGCGACGGTCGCGCACCGGGCAGGTACACACCGAGGAGGAGGCAGGCGCGTGATCAGCGCACTTGA